ctaacATTGTTAGTCATAATAATCaagaggtgaaatgcaaaactgaccttggatcattaactctgatatttcaatgtaaagcatctctttaataatacttcctgttgaccttaccaagtgacctctcacctcttaTCATGCTGTGCCCTCGATGTAGCCAGTTCAGATGCGGGAGGGGTTCAccgacacagctgatataacctagaggatttagggagaagaggagagtgggatgaagtgaaggagagacttATTGAGAAATTAAGGTAGTTAAAGGGACAGTGTTGAACAGGAATCTGTGTGTCgcctcacctggtgtccacaccacACTAAGTGGCTGCAGAGTACTTCATGCTGAAAAACATGAACGAACACACGAGGACAAACAATATAGCATAGTTATAGAAATAGTCAAGTGTCTTGCTATTCTCCATGGTTGGCTCTTTTGCCCATTCTTTGAAGGTGGAAGGAGCCACAGTTATACACCTGAGCCTGGTTACTGTACAACACAATCCATCAATCAGATTGATACATGTGTGTAGATGTGGGTTATAGGGTTTTGAATACCCATATTGAAAAAAATGTGACTTAAAATagcttgttttgtttttgtacagaCATCACACCCTTGCCTAAACAGTACCCTCACCTGAGAAGTAGAAATCAAAGGGAGAGAAACTGGGAATTGAATAACTGCAGTTGACATAGCTAAGTAAATGGAAAAATACTCTTATTGCAATGTGAATGGCTCTTAAAGAGCctttggttgtgcatagtgtagtCTATGGTGTTGCCAGGAAACAACTCCTTCTTCGAAGAAGTAGGAAGTGAAGACCTCCTGCACACAGATTGCCTCTCTTGCTGCGTTGTTGGACCACATCCTTGAAACATCCTGCAGAGCAGCAGACTTCTCCTCTGGCACACAGCGGTgagctgcagatcccctcctgGTCCTTGTGTCCATCCTCATGAAGTTATGCAGAACGCAGGTAGTCATCACACACCTGAATTCCTCCAGGAGGCAGTCCCAGATGGCCCTGGTCACCCAACCTTGCAGTGCCCTACATGTTAACTGTTTTGAAGGAATCTCGAGTTACAAGATATTTGTAGGAATATGGAAGACAATGTAATTATTAGACTTTTACATCACCAGGTCATTGTGGATTACTAAAGTATAATCTCCCTGATGACAAATCATGATAACATTGGATAGATAGATCCATGGGCACACATATGTGAATGTGTAGTATGTGTAGTATGtgacaataacattttattttttactccccaaatacaggtacaagcttgtagcatcatacccaagactcaaggctgtaatcgctactaaaggtgcttcaagaaagctcggggatttgagtaaagggtctgaatacttatgtaaatgtcattagttttgtttcttttttttctttctccaaAAGCCtttctttgctttgtcattatggggtagtgtgtcaattgagggggaaaaactattaaatccattttaaaataagtctttaacgtaacaaaatgtctgaatactttccaaatgcactgtaaccCATCAGTCAGACCCCATCAATTAATCACTCTTATCTGCATGTCCAGCCCTTTATATTTAGCTTCACAATTAAGTGTTTTATCATGTTATCTTCTGTAATGTTTCTACTGCATTCATTTTTGTATGAGCTTTTCATTGCTTTTAAGAGCTTGTTAATCATACAGAAAACCAATGGAACAAACCAGAAGTCTGGAGCTccaacaatatatattttttaaaggggCTAGAAGTGGGACTGTAGGAGTTAACATCAGCGCCAAGTAACATTCAGACACTCGAGTGGCAGGCAACACACAGGGCTGTACTAACAGCAACACAAGTAGTACAAGTAGACTCCGGTGTTCCGCTCCAGACTGCTTTTTATTGTGGTTCGACACAGCGTCCAGGTCAAACTGTACACAAAAGTGACAGTCTGATTCTCCGGTAACAGTCTACTGGTCTTTCAGCTCCTTCAGTATCCTGATGGCCGACTTCACCGTGACTGCAGACTTCGTGTTGTGTAACCAGGCGCCTCCAGCAACAGTCTTCATGCAGGACCCACAGTGCCAGATACCAACTGCCCTCCTCTTCATCTTAGTCTTGCCACAGAAGGAGCAGGTGTACTTGGCGTGCTGGCTGATCTCAATCTTCTTCACCATCTTCCTGAGCGACGCGCCGTAACGCGTGCCGTATTTACCCACGATCCCCACCTTCTTGGTGCACTTGGCCACTGTAGTTCTGGAGACGTAGGTCCAAAAAGCAATGTACCGCTTTCTAGTGTACAttcacggtcgccaggtgtacggtgtttcctccgacacattggtgcggcttgtgtgcaagaagcagtgtggcttggcagggtcgtatTTCGAAgaacgcacggctctcgaccttcgcctctcccgagtccgtacgggagttgcactgatgggacaagactgtaactaccaattggggagaaaaagggataaCAAACCATTTTACATTTACACTTGATTGAggtagggacatcccaaggatcccgAATAGCACGGACCCTCTGGACATAATATTTTCTAGGCCATTAGCGATAACAGGAAATACACAAGTCGTAGGCTACACTATAGCTCAAGGTGGCTACTTCGGAATGGCGGCTTGCACGGGAAAAACGGTACGTTTCTAAAATGTATGGTTGATTTAATTAATGTAAGGGCCATTCCGCCAAATCGGTTCCTTTTCCACCCCCAGGACATTACATGCATAAATATGTATGTAAAGTATCTGTATAATACATTATATTATCAAGCAAAGTGTCATGCACATGGTCCTAATTGCAATTTGAAGATCCATAATGTACAACCTTAATAAAAACTACCCAGAACACTGAAAAAATAGGATTTTAGCCCGTCCCCACTACACTTCACCATTAAATATAATGATTAGAAACAAtcaaatcttttttttaaattattgggTGACTTTTTCCAATTTAGACATAATACATTTTCTCAGAGGAAAGTCATATGTTAGGTAAAATACACATTTTAGTCATGTTTTCGCTCAGTCCTGTTACCCTGACACATTCCCCCCTCTAAACTTTGGGACATTCCACAAGTCACATGATCAACAGGAAGTAGCATCATTTGAGTCTCCTGATGCCATGGGAAGACCAACAGTAAGTTCTCTCACTCTTTTTATCATATTGTAAGTATGACTGAGAATGTCAATCTCAATGTACAGTCCTATTTTTTTAAAGATAGTTTTGGTAAACCACTTGAAGGTGCTAAGTGTTCTCGTGCTATTCATGCTATTAACATTGATGCCATGTGGCTACATTTCATGTATTTGCTAATGCTATGCTAAAAACTCAGTCCTGTTACTTTCAGTCCTGTTACTCATATGAAGGGTAACAGGACTGAATAAGAGTAACAGGAGTGAGAAGTTTGAATAAAATAGCCATTTTAAATGTGTATCTGGTATATACATTGATTCAT
The Oncorhynchus gorbuscha isolate QuinsamMale2020 ecotype Even-year linkage group LG20, OgorEven_v1.0, whole genome shotgun sequence DNA segment above includes these coding regions:
- the LOC124006889 gene encoding 60S ribosomal protein L37a-like, with protein sequence MYTRKRYIAFWTYVSRTTVAKCTKKVGIVGKYGTRYGASLRKMVKKIEISQHAKYTCSFCGKTKMKRRAVGIWHCGSCMKTVAGGAWLHNTKSAVTVKSAIRILKELKDQ